From the Limanda limanda chromosome 7, fLimLim1.1, whole genome shotgun sequence genome, the window CTCCAGGGGCACTTCTGCTTTACGCACGCAGGACTGGATGTGCATGGGAAgcaagagagggggggaaactACTCTCAGCCGCCGCACACACTTGCATGGAATCGATTCTGTGATGAGACGACCGTGAGATTCCACCAGTAGCCTAATATGCGCAACACTGTGGATTgccctcgtttttttttttctcttcctttctccttTCTGCCCAGTTGTGTTTCCTTATTCATTGTGCGCCCTATGAAGAGCATTAACTATCCCTCCCTCCAATCCTATTGAAAGGGCTccgaaaaaaaaacagagggagaTGAGAGCAGCAAATCCCTTTTTTATTCCCCTCGTAGCGCTCAATAAGAGAAGAATGTGTTGCCTATCAGTCACCGAGGGGATCAAGTCTTCGGGACTGTCCCACGCGTTCAATGCGCCGCGCAGAGCatcactgagagagacagagtgaagaagaggaggaggactgcagcagcagcagcagcaggagcaggagcaggagcagcaggagcagcagcatcctGCCCGGACACTTCACATCATTTAGCAACCTGTCTCCACTTAACGTCCATTCAAGCCAATCATAGGGGCTGTCTGCTTGTCTCACCTCTCAAGCCCTCTCACTGGACTCTGTGGTGAGTGTTTATCCACCTTCGGTCATTTTAAACACTTAAATTATTAGAAATAAGCAAGTAAGTTtatgcaatttaaaaacaaacctaTAAATGTCTATTTTTAATTGTTCTTGTTTTTAAGCTGActgtttatttcatgttttttttttttttaaattttgcgTAATTGTGCCTGAGTGTTGTTGCTGATTGTTGATGTGTTCCACCTGAAGACACGATGAGGAGCCTGGCGCTGCTGCTGGGGGTGAAAGCCGCCTGCATCCTGCTGGTGTCGTCGCTCTCAGGCACCGGGGCCGTGAACAACAGCGGCCGGTGGTGGTGAGTTCAGCGGCACTCGGAGGCCTGCATGAGcctatatatcaatatatatagatatgatgatgatgcattcATTCACATGTCAACATGCTGCCATACACATCTCCAGTTAAACGCTGGTTGGAGCTGGGCAGGACCATACGCACAGGCTCCTTTATTACTGCGCGCTTGGAATAATGTGTTAGTTTTGGCACCGCTCACAACTTCTGTTCAGCCTCTGAAAAAAAGAGCCACCACATGCTCTTGTGGGATTTCATTTCCAAATTACTCCACGAGCGAAGCTATAAATTATTCAacttcattttttcatttttttcatattttggcATCATTTATATGAGATTACAGCTGGCTCTATGTGACGATAACATAACTAAATTTCAAAAAGTGTAATTACAgttttaccttttattggtgGTTGATGTGAttcccccacccacccctccgcCTCCCCGTCATTTGGACAATGTGGTTTGAACACAAGACATTTTTTCAATCCAATGTGGGACAAATTAAATATGGATTTATTTCATAGGCCAGCTGAAAGGAATACGAGGTTTCAGCCATGCTCGTGTTGATCTAATACTGTAGCCTGCATTCCTCTGTCCATACACTGCGACCTGAAACTACAACCAGCCAGTTGCACAATATTTTGTTCGAGAAAACAAAACCCAAATCCGATCTGTGTAGTTTTGCTTCAGTGGGATTATTGTCTCGCTTGTTTAAACATCCATAAACTGTGGGCTGGGTTTGTTGAGGTAATGATTTCAACAAAGTTTTTGTCGTTTTTGCGGTGCCATCAGATGGGCAGCATTTTGCGCACATGCAGCGTCCCTATTCAAATATTTCAAGATTCAGCTGAAATACAAGAAAacagctagagagagagagagagagagagagaaaaaaaaagaaaaggataagAATGGGAATGAGGAATGAGGGAAAACACCCCAAAAAATCCGAGATCATTATTAATCTTCCCAGCACTCACCACACAATTGCCTGCCTGGGTCAGTCCTCTCAACAGGCCCAAGACTCGCACGCTTTTCCGGATAATAATGCTTAACAGGAGACAGCCATTAAATGTTGACACAAATCTCACAGGGAAGTGCCAACGAGTAAAGTGGAAAATTGAACAGCCTGTGAACGGAAACACCAGAACTGTTCGATCACAGAGAAGAGAGCCAGTGATCCCACATTTGTAAAAAGTTACAGGAGCACATGTTTGGACACTGATTATGAGAGATTATAATAtgatattttaaaacacaaactgagttGTTGGTTGTGTGGTGATCAATATTTTTACCTGCTACTCTTTTTAAGTTTTTTGGCATAGAGGATTTAAAATTTCCAGCATGCTTCTTTTATCGAATAGCCAACTGTTTGGAGACCTTTTGACTGACTGGACACATTCGAACATTGaaataacaaaacatgttttttgttaatGAGTTCGTCCAAGTTTGAAATGTGTATTATACCAGGCAAGGCTACAAAAAGCTGCCAGGTCtcagataaaacattttattttgaaggagtcTGTGCAGAAGAAATCATACTGAATACCATGTGTGGACAAATCTGTAGACTAGGGATCAATGTGCAGAAGACTTTAGTTCACTTGTTTTCAGCTTTTGGTTCATAACAAGTGATATTTAAGAGGATAATACAGATATGGACCTGTGGAGAAATGAGCACTCAGATACATCTAACTGTGTCCTGATGAGTGCATGACTGATACTCAATATTATATAATTAGAAATAAATATTCTAGTTTAATTGAGAGGAAACTCGAGCTATACCCGTGTCCATGGATTTTAATGCAGCCAGAGGTGAAAATATTTCAGTTTCATGTTATTTGCCAAGCCAAAAACCTGCATTTTGTCTCAgactccctgtctcctcctggtcTTGGAACAGCGTGTGTCACTGTTTGTTATTGTAGTACATAATGAAAACAGTAATTTTAAAAAGGCACATGAGATGCCAAGACACTTCAGTTTGAGAGTTTAGAAGGTCACAGAGAGagctacacgcacacactgccagctccttcactccttcactcttcattttctttgtcCTTGTCTTGTGCCAGGGGTATTGTCAATGTGGCCTCCTCATCCAACCTCCTCACCAATTCCAAGAACGTGCAGTTGGTCCTGGATCCAAGCCTGGCCCTGCTGAGTCGTCGCCAGCGACGGCTGATTCGCCAGAATCCTGGCATCTTGCATGCCATCGCCGCTGGGCTGCACACCGCCATAAAGGAGTGCAAGTGGCAGTTCCGCAACCGCCGCTGGAACTGCCCGACCACCCAAAGCCCGGCAGTTTTTGGCAAAATCCTCAATCGTGGTAAGACTTGCTTGTCTTTCTCACCAGGCGACATTGGACAATTTAGGACAGGATGCAACAGAATCccttttgtgcattttaaaggTTTTGTTTGCTAAATGTTTGCCAATTTTGGTCCAAAAAGGTTGGATCAAGTCTTATGGTTAGTTGTGATGTTGTTTCTTCAGGTTGCAGAGAGACAGCGTTTATATTCGCAATAACAAGCGCCGGGGTGACCCATGCTGTGGCCCGCTCATGCTCAGAAGGAGCGATTGAATCGTGCACATGCGATTACCGCCGCCGAGGTCCTGGAGGGCCGGACTGGCACTGGGGGGGCTGCAGTGACAATGTGGACTTTGGCCGGGTGTTCAGTCAGGAGTTCGTGGACTCCAGCGAGAGAGGCAGAGATCTACGCTACCTCACCAACCTACACAATAACGAAGCTGGAAGAATGGTAAAGATTTGATACCCGAACCtgccatgttttgtttgttttgtcagaatTCCCCAAAGTATTTGTGATTTCCACTATGTGTGCGATCTTATCAGTAGTCTTTGTTCTTCCTGTGTACAGACTGTGTCCTCGGAGATGCGTCAGGAGTGTAAGTGCCATGGCATGTCCGGCTCCTGCACTGTTCGTACCTGTTGGATGCGCCTGCCCAGCTTCCGCACAGTGGGGGACTTCCTTAAAGACCGCTTTGATGGAGCCTCCAGAGTCATTTACGCCAACAAGGGAAGCAATCGAGCCTCTCATCGGGCTGACCCCCGCCACCTGGAACCTGAAAACCCAGCTCACAAACCCCCCTCTGCCATGGACCTGGTCTATTTTGAGAAATCACCAAACTTCTGCTCCCGCAATGGCAAAACGGGCACTTTGGGAACCTCTGGCAGAACATGCAACAGCTCATCTCCGGGCCTGGATGGATGTGAGCTGCTGTGCTGCGGACGTGGGTTTAAGACCCGGACTGAGACTGTGACCGAGCGTTGCAACTGCACCTTCCACTGGTGCTGCCATGTCAGCTGCTTGAACTGCACCAGCACACGGACGTTACACCAGTGTCTATGATGACAGGTGGAAAACCAAGTGAATATTTAGGCCTATATGAAGGGGAAAGGAGAAGGTCTTTGCTAAACAGGTATTTGGTTGAGACGGCGACTAGCAGGCAGGTGGTATGAGATGTTAGGTAGAAGCTAGAGAAGCTTCCAGGCTGGTGAACTATTACAGGGAAAACTttggcacaaaaacacaatcagtAGTTTTTaagagggaggagatggagaaaagcACAAATACAACAGGTCACAGTGCTTGCTCTAAACATCGAGGTATTTAACCACTACAACTCTCCATGTAGAAGTGAAATCATCCACATCTTATGAGTGTTTGCACTATAGTgcacaaatagaaacagaagATAAGGGacatagtgatgatgatgaggttgCACCTGTAACCAGGAGCCACAAACCTCCTCTCCACTGCTGAGGGAGGAAACTGGACACAAAAGTCTCACAGATGGTTTTCTGTGGAACAAGAGCCACATGTTCTCTCATTAACTGGTGGAGACCTCAAAACAGAGGGAAGtcatttaaaaagagaaaacaaatctattttttgttttcttctgctgaagtattttgttttcatttgaagttAATCTGGACTCTCTGTTCCCAAATGTGTAATTCGGTTCTGGATGCAGCCGAACCAATCAGAATTTCGTCaccacattttagttttttttattaagatttctttTGAGTTAAACAACACCTCAACCATAACTTGCCACTCTGACTTCGCACAGGATGGTCCTGATGTTGCAAGACTTGGACCGGTGCTTGCCACGTAAAACCAGGAACTGAGAGAGGAAAATTCATTTGAATGTATTATCAATACACTGAATATCACTGCATGAAGTGGGGCAAACAGAGGAGCCAACATAAAAAAGACATGTACATAAAAATACTACAAATAAATTCTTTGTTAATGAGCTAGTCCAGTTAGTAAGAAAATGTATTACGTCAGGCCACGTCTCAgttaaaaccttttattttgaaggagtcTGTGCAGAAGAAATCATACTGTATATCAGCTAAGAGaaccaaaatactgtaaatattaaaatatatgaatatatttataatgaCATCTCTGGTAAGTGTTGCTGTATGATTTATGCACGTGTCAGTGGCTGGAGAATATTCTATCATTAGTGTCGAGTCATGTTTGGGTCTCATGCCTTTTTCGATTTCGGTGTAAAGTAGGACTCTTACTAGAAACAGAACATTATCACTTGTTTTTGCTTGTTTCCTGTAAAAACCCTTGTGTTTGGTCATGCActgaatatttacatttgtatcactgtaaatataaaatatttatttctggggacttttttatacttttatagaGAAATGTAAGAGAAGACTTTTTTTCTAGATTTTAATCAAAAGATTTAGGTGCCAGCTGCTTTTGTATTGTATGATAGAACAATAAAGTCTATATTTTCAATTAAGTTGCCCTCCTGAATGTGTCAAAAGATGCTATTATGCctgttgtggtttgtgtttgagatAGTTTTGACAACCAACAAAGTGAACATATAAGCCTATCCCTGGGTGTCCTCTGCCTAATCCTAttaccagcaccaaagcagccTCTTTCCCCCGGCTCACAAAACATCCCTGCATCTGTGCTCCCACAACCACAGGGACGGCCCCAGCTTATCCAGCCACATACCTTATTTTATACAGGATTTTACTGCATTGAATGTTTTTGCCTCATTTGTTTAACGTcggaaagaaataaagaattaatgtgaagaaaaaagaatGCACCCCCACTCCTCGGACCCCTGGCAACCTGACCGACCACGCGAGTTTGGAAAGCTTCACACTTTCTCTCGGGCCCACCGCAGCACAGGAGCAGTCGGGGTCATCCAGACAGAACGCAGTGGAGACGCAGTGAGGCCACCAGCGCTCGCCCTGCAGCCCAGAAGTCCAATAAACAGAGCCGCAGAGCTGTAGCTCCGAGGGCAGACAAGGTGAGGTCCAGGAGCTCCAAggacagtgatgaggaggacgagggtCCGCTTTGCTTTCGCCATTAAATTAGAGGTTAAGTGACAAACTGAGAAGAGAGATCAAGAGATCAACAGAAGCCAAATAACAAATTCGAGCAAATTGAACCAAAATACTGCAAAATAGGTTGTGACCGATGAGGTGGTCAGCCTGTGATAAGAGAGAGATGAGACCTCGAGTTTATATTGATCAGAGAATAACACATCTAATCTCTACAGAACTAATAATCTGTCTCTTATCAGAGAAGGACATGCTAAAACACGAtggctcactgtgtgtgtgcatatatacactcctgatcaaaatcttaagactacttaaaaaattgcatgaatcagagtagagcttcaaaatgcaaaaagaagaaatgggaacaagagcccaaaagttgtgagcaggcaatttattgaaaacaacaatttaactgaagtaggctgttcatcagctgatcaaaagtttaagaccacagctcaaaaaaaaCCCCAAACCTCCGGAAACAGAAATTTAAGTGTCAATTCTGACTCAGTactgagtagctccaccattatggttgatcacttcaaaaattcgttttggcatgcttgatgcaagtgtttccaaaaggctagtgcgaatgttgggccaagtggtgaagatggcttcacgaagggcatccactgtctggaactgaagtccatttttgtaaacttcccttgccatccatccccaaatgttctcaattggattaagatcaggggaacacgcaggatggtccaaaagagtgatgttattctcctggaaaaagtcttggtcagacgggcattgtgaattggagcgttgtcctgctgaaaaacccagtcgttaccacacagacgagggccctcagtcatgagggatgcccgctgcaacatctccacatagccagctgctgtttgacggccctacacaacctggagctccattgttccattgaaggaaaaagcaccccagatcatgatggcgccccctccactgtgccgcgtagaaaacatctcaggtggcatctccttgtcatgccagtaacgttggaagccatcaggaccatcaaggttacattttttctcatcagagaataaaactttcttccacctttgaatgtcccatgtttggtgctcccttggaaagtctaaacgggcaattttgtggcgttgaaggagacgtggcctttgaagacgtttcttgtttttgaagcccttccttcgcagatgccgtctgatggttattgggct encodes:
- the wnt1 gene encoding protein Wnt-1, encoding MRSLALLLGVKAACILLVSSLSGTGAVNNSGRWWGIVNVASSSNLLTNSKNVQLVLDPSLALLSRRQRRLIRQNPGILHAIAAGLHTAIKECKWQFRNRRWNCPTTQSPAVFGKILNRGCRETAFIFAITSAGVTHAVARSCSEGAIESCTCDYRRRGPGGPDWHWGGCSDNVDFGRVFSQEFVDSSERGRDLRYLTNLHNNEAGRMTVSSEMRQECKCHGMSGSCTVRTCWMRLPSFRTVGDFLKDRFDGASRVIYANKGSNRASHRADPRHLEPENPAHKPPSAMDLVYFEKSPNFCSRNGKTGTLGTSGRTCNSSSPGLDGCELLCCGRGFKTRTETVTERCNCTFHWCCHVSCLNCTSTRTLHQCL